The Caldisericum sp. nucleotide sequence AGCCTGCTTCGGTTCACCTTGAGGGGCTTCACTTTTGTAGTGAGTGCTTTAAAATTCATGTTGAAAAGGAGTTTGAAGAGGGTATTGAGGGGCATGCAGTTGGAAGTCGCCTTGTTAACGCACAGGAGAAAGTCCTTGTTGCAGTTTCGGGTGGCAAAGACTCGATGGTCCTCTGGTATTTAATGCACAAAAATAGTTTTAACATAATACCTGTTCACCTCAACCTTCACTATGGTTTTTTCTCAGAAAAAAGCCTCGAGGTTGTCAAAACTTTTTCAGAAAAAATCGGGCAAGAAGTCCGTATCTTTAGCGTAAAAGATGACTTTGGTATCGATATGGAAGGTGTTTTTAAAAAGGCAAAAAATCGCCCTCGCTGCGGTGTATGTGGCACAATAAAAAGATATCTTATAAACAAGATTGCTTTAGATCTCAAAGTCGATGCAATTGCAACGGGGCACAACCTCGATGATGGCGCTTCCAACATATTCAAGGCAATTTTGAATTGGGATTTTGAAACGCTTTCAAGAAACTCCCCCTTAACCCCTCCCTACAAAGACAAATTGGTAAAAAGGATTAAGCCACTCTACAGGCTTTCGGATGCAGAGTTAAAAGCCTATGCGGATATGATGCAAATTGATTACACAAGTGAAGTATGCCCATACAAGATTGGAAGTGTAACACTATCAAAGTCAAAGGAAGTTTTAAATGAAATAAATGAGGAGTTTAGAGGCATAAAACGGACTTTCTACTACGGATATTTGAGAAATAGAGATATTTTTAAAAAGGAAGAAGTCGAACTCAAGGAGTGCAAAATTTGCGGCATGCCAACTTCAAGCGAAGATGGTATCTGCTCTTTTTGCAAACTCACAAAGGACATAGAAAATGAAAAAGAAATTTAAAGAAGGCGACCTGGTTGAAATTGTTGATTCCAAAGACAGAATCCTCCTTTTGAAACTTGTAAAAGGCGAAAAAACACACTTCCACTTTGGCATTTTAGAGCATGATTCGGTTATTGGTAAAATTGATGGCTCTATTGTAAAGTCGCTTAAGGGAGAAGAGGTGACAGTCTTCAGGGCACGCACACCTTTTTATACCGTCCATATGCGCAGGGTTTCCCAGATTATCTATCCAAAGGACATTGGTGCAATTCTTATCCACGGCGATATTTATCCAAACTTACGGATATTCACTGCTGGTGGTGGGGCAGGAGCGCTTACCGTAACACTCCTTCAAATACTTCATGGCAAGGGTAAGCTTGTTGTCTATGAAATTCGAAGTGACTTTATAGATGTCCTCCTTAAAAATGTCTATGACTTCTTTAAGACCATCCCCAAAAACCTCATCATAAGGAAAAAGGATGTGTATAACGAGGCAATTGAGCCTGAAGATATGCCTTTTGACAGAGTTATTCTCGATGTACCTGAGCCGTGGCGTGCGCTTAATACCGTTAAAGATGCGCTTGTTCCTGGTGGCATCCTCATAAGTTATAGTCCAACCACTCAACAGATTACGCAGACAAAAGAGGCACTCGATGACCTTGGATGCTTCTATCACCTTGGCACTTTTGAAACTTTAGAGAGGCGCTGGAAAGTCGAGCCTCTTGCAACACGCCCCGTTGATAGGATGGTTGCACATACTGGCTTTATTGTTGTTGCAAGGAAACTTAACAAGTAATTGAAATTTTATTTATAGGGTATTGACACGAACAAAATTTCGTATATAATAAAATAAGGAGGATTGAATGAGGTTAAAGTTAACATTCGAAGACATTAAAGGGCGGGACATCATCCTTCCAATGCACTATGGCTATCTTTTGCACTATCTTGTCTACAACACTTTTTCTGAACCTATGGCAGCAAAGCTATACCTCGAGGGCTTCCCAATCGATGGGAAAAAGTTCAAACTTTTTACATACTCAAACATCATCGAAAAAGG carries:
- a CDS encoding adenine nucleotide alpha hydrolase family protein encodes the protein MAKCIRCGKPASVHLEGLHFCSECFKIHVEKEFEEGIEGHAVGSRLVNAQEKVLVAVSGGKDSMVLWYLMHKNSFNIIPVHLNLHYGFFSEKSLEVVKTFSEKIGQEVRIFSVKDDFGIDMEGVFKKAKNRPRCGVCGTIKRYLINKIALDLKVDAIATGHNLDDGASNIFKAILNWDFETLSRNSPLTPPYKDKLVKRIKPLYRLSDAELKAYADMMQIDYTSEVCPYKIGSVTLSKSKEVLNEINEEFRGIKRTFYYGYLRNRDIFKKEEVELKECKICGMPTSSEDGICSFCKLTKDIENEKEI
- a CDS encoding tRNA (adenine-N1)-methyltransferase; this encodes MKKKFKEGDLVEIVDSKDRILLLKLVKGEKTHFHFGILEHDSVIGKIDGSIVKSLKGEEVTVFRARTPFYTVHMRRVSQIIYPKDIGAILIHGDIYPNLRIFTAGGGAGALTVTLLQILHGKGKLVVYEIRSDFIDVLLKNVYDFFKTIPKNLIIRKKDVYNEAIEPEDMPFDRVILDVPEPWRALNTVKDALVPGGILISYSPTTQQITQTKEALDDLGCFYHLGTFETLERRWKVEPLATRPVDRMVAHTGFIVVARKLNK